The following DNA comes from Mycolicibacterium aromaticivorans JS19b1 = JCM 16368.
GCATTCCGACCGGCGCGACAATCGAGGCCACTGACGCCAAGGGCGCGACGCTTCGTTTCGATGTGGAGTCGAAGCTGCCCGTTCCGATCCACGTCGGCGGCGGCTACGGCGGCGACTCAGATTGGATCCACGGCGTGTGGAAGGGCGAGAAGTTCGCCGAGCGACTCACCTATGACATGAACGATCCGGCCATCATCGGACGCTCCGCGTTCGGCGTGATCGACCACGTCGGGCGCGCAGTGTGCCACGACGGCGCATCGTCGGTCGAGGGCTGGGGCCTGTTCGAACACGGCGCCCTGGGCCGCCACGACCCGTCGGGCTTCGCCGACTGGCTGACGGTCGCGCCGTAACCACATCGTGAAAGTTCTGACTGCCCTGTTCGGGCCCACCGATGCGGTCGATCGTGCCCGGGCCCTGCGCGAAGCCGGCGCCAGCGGTGTGTTCACCTTCGAAGGCCCGCACGACGTGTTCGCACCGCTGACGCTGGCCGCCGGCGTCGGCGGCCTGGACCTGATGACCAACGTGGCAATCGCGTTCCCGCGCAACCCGATCCAGTTGGCCCACCAGGCCTACGATCACCAGCTGCTTGCCCAGGGCCGGTTCACCCTCGGACTGGGCACCCAGGTGCGCGCCCAGATCGAGAAGCACTATGGCGCGGTGTTCGACAAACCGGTCGCGCGGATGCACGAGCTGGTCCGCGCGCTGCGGGCAATCTTTGCCACCTGGGAGACCGGCGAGCGACTGGATTTCCGCGGCGAGTACTACCGCCACACCTTGATGACACCGATGTTCAATCCTGGCCCGAATCCCTTTGGGCCGCCGCCGATTTACGTCGGTGCGCTGGGACCTCGGCTCACCAGGGCGACCGCGGAGGTGGCGGACGGACTGCTGGTGATGCCGTTCGGCTCGGCGAAGTTCCTGCGCGAGTCGACGATGCCCGCGGTGCGCGACGGGCTCGCCGCGGCCGGACGGTCCGAGTCGTCGTTCGCGATCGTGCCCGAGATCATCCTGTCCGCGGGCGAGGATCACGACGCGACGCGGCGGCTGCTGGCGTTCTACGGATCCACCCCGGCGTACCGCCCGGTGCTCGACATCCACGGCTGGGGTGATCTGCAGCCCGAGCTGAATTCGATGTCCAAGCAAGGCAAATGGCAGGAGATGGCCGACCTCATCAGTGACGAGGTGTTGCACACCATCGCGGCGTGCGGCACACCCAAGCAGATCGCCGCACACATCCGGGGTCGGGTGGACGGCGTCGGCGACACTGTCTGCCTGTATCAGCCGGGACCGATCGCCACCGAGACGCTGGCCGAGATCGTCGACGAGCTGGCCCGCTAGCCGCCGAAGTCGACGTTCTGCAGGTCGCCACGCGCCCTTTCGCTGCCAAACGTTGGTTTGGGCGAAAGGGACAGGCGACACTGGTGGGGTGGTGGGTTATGACGTAGTGGTGATCGGCGCGGGCTTCGCAGGCCTGGCAGCCGCACGGGAACTGGTCAAACACGGGCACGAGGTGCTGGTGCTGGAGGGCCGCGACCGCGTCGGCGGACGCTCGAGCACCGTATCGCTGGCCGGTGTTCCCGTCGACCTCGGCGGCACCTTCGTCGGCCCCACCCAGGATGCGGTGCTCGCGCTGGCCGATGAGCTCGGCTGCCGAACCTCCCCCACGTACCACGACGGCGCCAATCTCATCCGCTGGCGAGGCAGGGTGCGCTCCTACCGCGGCACGATTCCCAAGGTGTCGCTGTTCGGACTGCTCGACATCGGCCGGATCCAATGGCAGGTCGAGCGACTGGGCCGCGGCATCGACATCGCCCAACCCTGGACATCGGCCAAGGCCAAGCGGCTCGACGCGACGTCGCTCGGTGGCTGGTTGCGCTCGGTGGGCGCGAGCGCGTCGTCGCACGACCTGATGGCCATCATGTCTCGGGTCACCTGGGGGGCGGAGCCCGACGCGGTGTCGATGCTGCATGCGGTGCGCTACGTCAAGGCAGCCGGGGGGTTGGACCGCATGCTCGACGTGGTCGGCGGCGCCCAGCAGGACCACTTCCCCGGCGGCACCCAGCAGATCGCCGACGCGATGGCCGCCGAACTGGGTGACCGCGTGCGGCTGAGTGCGATAGCCACGCGAATCGAATGGTCCGATGACGCGGTCGCGGTCACGTCGTCAGCCGGCGTCGTCGAGGCTCGACGTGTAATCGTGGCGATCCCGCCGGCGCACCGGCTGAACATCGACGTCGCCCCTGCACCGCCGATCGGCTACCAGCAGCTGGCCCAAAGCTGGCCGCAGGGCGCCCTGAGCAAGGCGTACGTCGCGTATCGGCGCCCGTTCTGGCGCGACAAAAGCCTGTCCGGGCAGGCGCTGTCCGACGAGGGCCCGGTGTTCATCACGTTCGACGTCAGCCCCGGCGACGACGGCCCGGGAATCCTGCTCGGGTTCGCCGACTCCCGCGGATTCGACGCCCTCGGCGCCGAGGAGCGCCGCAAGCAAGCACTCGGCTGCTTCTCGGCGTTGTTCGGCCCGGACGCCGAGAACCCCATCGATTACCTCGACCACTGTTGGGGGGCCGAGACTTTCGCACCTGGCGGCCCGACCGCGGCGGTTCCACCCGGCTCCTGGACGGAGTTCGGCAGTCTGCTACGCGAACCGGTCGGACCGCTGCACTGGGCAGGCACCGAGACCGCGGACGAGTGGACCGGCTTCCTGGACGGCGCGGTGCGGTCCGGGCGGCGTGCGGCAGCGGAAGTGGTTGCGGCGCTTAGGAGCTGATGCGCTGCGCGGTCACCGCTGAGATCAGTGTGCGCAGGTGCCCGTTTACGACGTCGGGATGCTCCAGGATCGCGCAGTGTCCGCCCGGCGTCTCGACCAGGTCGACCAGGTTGGGCACAGCGTCGGCGATCTTACGGGACTGGCACATCGGCAACAGCCGGTCGTCGGTGCTGCCGATCACCAGTGTGGGCACCGTCAGGCCGGTGAGGTCGATGTGGCGGGAATTCATCTCGTCGACGAGCACTCGCGCCCAGGCCCCGCGTCCGCCGGCCGGAGTCTCGGCGAACAGGTCGTGAACCAGCTTGCCGATCGCCGGATCGGCGCCCGCACCCACGGCCATCATCGTTACGAACCAGCGGCTGCCGGGCTGGGCGCCCCACACCAGTGGCGCGCCGCCGAATGTCCTGATCATGTGACGTGCGGCGAGCGATCGGCCGGCCGCCAACATGGCGGGCACCCGCAGCAGGTTGATCTCTTTCAGAAGGTCGCCGGTGGTGGTGTTGATCAGCGCGACGGCGTCGGCACGCCGGGCAACGCGGTGCCGATAGCGGTCGGCCCAGGAACTGATCGCGATGCCGCCCATCGAATGCCCCGCGATCACCGCTCGTTCGCCCGGACGCAAGGTCGCGGTCAGCACGGAGTCCAGGTCCCCGGCCAGGTGGCCGAGGCTGTAGCCGGACCGCCGGGGGACGTCGCTGCGGCCGTGTCCGCGATGGTCGTAGGCGATTACCCGGAAGTCGCTGGACAGATCTTTGATCTGCTGATGCCAGACCCGCAGCGCGCAGGTGATGCCGTGGGCCAGCACGATCGGATAGCCATCGTCGGGGCCGAACACCTCGGTGTGGAGCCGGGTGCCGTCGGCGGCCCGCACCTCAACTGTCCGGCTGGGCGGCAGGTCGATACCGTTCTTGACGGCCGTACGGGACGCTGACATGGCCCCCTCCTCGCTCGGGACGGCGCCACTGCCGCTCCGGGATCCCTAGAGTAACCACCGCGAACGCAATCGAACCGTCGCACCGCGCGGGTCGTTACCGCACCGTGCCTCTTAGGATGACCCGGTGACCGAGCACGCGTTCACCGACGCCGAACGCCGCGCCGTCTACCGCGTCATCCACGAGCGCCGGGACATGCGCAGGTTCAGCCCAGGGGCGTCGGTACCCGATGCGGTGCTGGCGCGGTTGCTGGCGGCCGCCCACGCCGCCCCCAGCGTCGGCCTGATGCAGCCCTGGCGGTTCCTGCGCATCACCGACACGGGGTTGCGGCACAAGATCCATGCTCTGGTCGATGAAGAGCGCAGGCACACTGCCGACGCTTTGGGTGCCAGGGCGGAAGAATTCCTCGCGCTCAAGGTGGAGGGCATCCTGGATTGCGCTGAATTGCTGGTGGTGGCGCTCGGCGACGGCCGCGAGAACCACGTCTTCGGCCGCCGCACGATGCCGCAGATGGACCTGGCTTCAGTGTCGTGCGCGATCCAGAACTTGTGGTTGGCAGCGCGAGCCGAGGGCCTCGGGATGGGCTGGGTGTCCATCTTCGATCCGCAGCGACTTGGCGAGCTACTGGGGATTCCCGCCGGCGGTGAGCCGGTGGCCGTCTTGTGCCTCGGCCCGGTGCCAGACTTCCCTGACCGCCCTGCGCTCGAACTCGACGAGTGGACGTTCGGGCGTCCACTCGCCGAATTCGTCAGCGAAAACCGTTGGAGTTAGCCAGATTCGATTAACCGACGGAGGCGCAACCCACGTACGGGATGCATCCGGTTGCCCCGCCGGGCCCGGCCGAGCCGCTGGGACCGTTCGGGATCCCGCCGCTGGCACCGCCGCGGTCCGCGGTACCGCCGGGACCATTCGGAATCGACCCGGACGCGCCAGACGGGCCGGCCACGCCGCCCGGACCACCGGGAATGACACCGGACGCGCCGTTCGGGCCGGCGGTGGCGACCGGGCAGGGGCTGCCGTCAGGGTTGACGCAGCCCGGCGCGGGATCGGCGGCAGCGAGTGGAGCGACCGCGATCGCGGCAGCTGCCGCACCGGAGAACAGAACTGATGTCAAAGAGAGTGTTTTCAGTGCCATGCAGATTTCGTACCCGAATTGACGACAACAGAATCGGCGATGTGTCCATCACCTCATGAGCACAGAGCGGCGACGAGATCGCGCCGCGCACAGTAAAAGGGGGGTGGACCAGTCCAATCCGGACACTGACATGTCAGCGCGCGACGAAGTGCTCGTGCGTGGGTTGATCGATTGGATTCCCTTGCAGCGGCTGCACTACCACACGGTAAGGGCGCACCCGGGTGAGCCAATCCAGACGATACAGCAGCGGGTCATGACGTTAATCCGCGATCTCGTCCAGGACGATCTCGCGGAAATCGGAGACCTCAACGGTCCCGATGACCGGTTCGCGAAGTGGTCAACGTCCTTGAACGAATCACTGGATCGCGTCCGCCAGATCTACATCGACCGATTCGACGAGGACACCATCTGGCCGTGGTACGCATGGTTGAACCTGACCCCGAAGGGCGCTGCTATCGCAGAAGAGATCGAGCCAAACTTCGCGAGTGAGTAGGGCAACAACCGTGATCACAAACTGGTTGTAGCGGCGACGAATACGTCCATCGACTGGCGGTCGAACTCGTCGATCGTCGCCTCGAACCGCGGGAGCGCCTTCGCCTCGACGAACCTGGTCGACGGCGGAAAGTTCCATCGCCTTGGTCCGGATGCTCGCGGCTAATGTCTGTGCCTGCGTCTGCAACGAGGCGGCGTTGGTTGCCGTAACACGCCCGCGATATGATACCGAAAGGTCTTCTGCGACATCAAAACCCGCGCTCCGCGCCTGAGAGATTGCAGCGACCGCTCGTTGCTTGGTGGCGCTCAATTCCTCAGCACCCGCGCGAGCAGCCGCAGCGGCACTATGCAATTCGTCAGCCGATCCGATGACCTTCAAGCGATCGCGATAGGTGCGTAACTGCGCGGCGGCGGCCGCGACCCCATCCCACTGGGCACCTGCGGGAGAACCAGTCTCGTTTGCCACCTCGGTGAAGGCGTCCTCCCATGTGGCGGCGGTACTCGTCCAGTGCCCTGCTGCGGCACTGAGGTATTCGGTGCTCCAACCCTCGACCGCTGACAATGTCGGTATCGGCGTTGCGGGCGGCGTCGGCACTGCCGGCATGAGGTTAACTGTCCACCGACGGCTTCAGCATCGCGAGCCGACGAGCAGCTTGCGCCTCATGCTCGGCGAAATCTGACGCGGTTCGACCCAGCGCTGTGCTTGTCACTTCCAAGCGAAGTGCCAAGGCTCCGGCGGCGACATTCACCGCATCGTGCAGCGCCTCCACAGCCACAGCGGCCGCGGGACCAGAGGGCCCGCGCGCGGGCGCCGCCGCTGGAATCACGGCTGTCGCCAGGGCCTTACACCGCGCAGCGAGTGCCCCCAAAGCGTCGGATCGACGTCCAGTCTCCCCATGAACCGAATATATCTACTCGCCCACATACCGCCAGTCACCTGCGCCACCCCGAAACCGGGTGCAGCAGGTCCGCTGAGATACAAGGTCGCTGGAAGACTGCGCTGCGGAGTGGCCGACACGAGCCGGCCCAATGCGGCCGAAACTCGCCTCAGCGCGGCCCCAGGCGAGTAATAACATTCCGATGAAGACACTTTTTGCCGTCGTGTTGGTGGCTGCGGCACTGGTGGTGGCACCCTCGCCGGCTCGGGCCGACGATTGCGGCGCAGCGGCTGCGGCGCAGGACGCCACGGGATGCGTCGCCGTCAGCCCGGATGTGATGGTCGGGCCCGGGATCGAGCTGAGCCCCGGCGTCGTACCGCCCGTCGCCTCGCCCGATGATGCGGCGAATCAAGCCGCAGCCGGGCGCCCGCCGTGTCTGACCGGCAACGGAGTGCCGTACTACACCCCGGCCGACATGCCCTGCTGACCGTTTTCCCACGACGCCGGCACTGCTGCCGGCAGCGTTGGGGATCTGCTCGCCCCCGACCGGCCCCAACAGTAGGTGTTCGCCGAGCTGGGCCGCGGCATCCCTATGGGTGTAGGGTCGAATTAGGTTGAATTTCCAGCCTCGGTATACGTCGCAGGCGAGCGGTGCACGTTGCACCCGCAATGCGAGCCTTTCGGGCGCGTCCCACACACTTGTCACTTCCTTCTAGTGCTCATTGGAGCCATTCGATGCATTTGATCGCGTCTAATTCGACCGTTGACCCGCCTACAGACCGACTGCAACTCTTTGCAGAGTGGTCCAACACCACTGACGTTCGCGTCACCGCGGTTGGCGACGTCGACATGTCCACCGCCCGCGAATTCACCGACTACGTTTTCCGCCGTGCTGGTAACTGCCGACACCTCACTCTGGACATGACACAGGTGACATTCTTTGACTGCGCTGGAATTTCAGCGCTCGAGTGCATCGAAGAACGCTGCGATGAAGCGAACGTTGCACTCGAAGTCGAACCAGCACAATGTGTTTCGCGTGTCATGTCGCTCTGCGAGCAACTGTGCGCCTAAGCGGAACCAGCTAGGTTGCGCAGCTAGCCCCGCTTATTGTCGCCCTTTCCGTGCCCGCGGCCGGCAGGTCCTCCCGGCGGGGGTTGCACGGGGGCAGGCTGCTCGACGACCGGGCTCGGCGGCGGTGCGACGCTCGGCGTTGGGACGACGGGGGTGCTGGTGCTGACTGGTTGCGGTGCCGGCGTCGACGACGCCGGTTCCATCGCCAAGGCGAACGCCGAGACGGCGAGAACACCAAGGACGCCCGCCGCGATTCCGTACGTGCGCACCCGCTGCCGAGGTGGCTGCGGCCGGTAGGGGGCGGATGGAATCGGATGTCCTTCAAGGACTTTGGTTCCCGGTCGAGACCCCGCCGAGACGGCATCGCCGCGCAGCGCCCGCTGATCGCCGGCCAAGGCGGCGCGCATGTGTTCGGCACTAGCAAAGCGCTGCAACGCATTTCGGGCGATGGCACGGTCGATAACTGCGGCGAGCACTGGATCCACATCGCTACGCACCGCCGCGACGGGCGCAGGTGTGCTGTCCATGATCGCGTGCGCCAACGCGGCGGGGTTGTCTTGCGGGAACGCCCTTCTGCCCACGAGCGCTTCATAGCCCATCAGGCCGACGGCGTAGAGGTCGTCGCCGACCGACGCAGGAGCCCCGGCGACGCGCTCAGGACTCATGTAACTCATCGTCCCGACGATCTGGCCGGTCATCGTGTGCGCGGCACCAGCGGTCTTGGCGATACCGAAGTCGGCCACCTTCATCGAGTCACCCGGGGCCGAGACCAGGATGTTGCCGGGCTTGATATCCCGGTGTAGCACCCCTGCCGCATGGGCCACACCGAGACCGGCAAGGACGTCGTCCAGCATGGAGCGCACGTGCGACACGGGCATCGGCCCGCCGGCGATGATGTCGGCCAGTGTCTGCCCCGGCAAGCGTTCCAGCACGATGAACGGCGCGCCCTGGTGCTCGCCGAAGTCGTAGACCGTGACGATGTTCTGGTGGCAGAGTCGAGCAGCTGACCGGGCTTCGTCCTCGAACCGGTGCCGAATGCCCGGATCGGCGCTCAGCGTCGGATGGAGCAGTTTGATGGCCACCGGCCGATTCAGCCTGGTGTCCCATCCCTCGCGGACCTCAGCCATGCCTCCGCGGCCGAGAACACCGTGAATTGCATAGCGGTCCACGAGCATCTCGTGGCCGGTCATAACTTCTCCATAGCCACGATGATGGCGGCGCAAACCAGCCTCGATCGACCGGAGCGCTCGTCGAGGCGGTTTCTCGAGTGACTCATGGTGCGGATGAGCCTAGCCGCATCAGAGACTCTGCTGGTAAAACGATGGGCCACCCTTTCCAGATGCTGGGCACAACGAAAGGTGATGCAGCACAACGCAATGGTACGGATCGGGGCGGTAACGTCGCCGCGCGTCGTGGCGATAGTGATGACAACAACAGGCTCGACAGTCCTGCAGATCGCCGGTCCAGGGGTATCACCGTGCCGGCGTCTCGCCAAGCAGCGACACGCACGTCCTACGACGGTAGCGGCCGGTGTTGCCAGACCTTAGGCCGAATTCATGCCACGCATCACTCGCGGCGGCCTCGTATCGGGGGCCGTGGTGTTCTCGTCCGCCGCCCTACTGTTCTTCGGTGGACACCGGTTCTGGACCGAGAACCATTCGCAGACGCCACCTTCGGTCGCCGCAGCGGACGCATCACTCGCGGCGCCCACGTCCGCCCGCGCTGCTCCACTGCCCACCTCAGCGAAACCCCGGGCCATGCCGTTGACGGCTCAACGGGCGCGGGAGCAGGCCATTCCGGCGGCTGTGGTCTTGATCATCGCCGTCGTCTCCGTTGCCGTGCTCTTGAAGCGCGGACGGACGTAGCGAGCCACGCGTGCCGCCGGGCGACGACGGCCACCAGCGACAACACCATTTTCGCTGGTAAGGCTAACCAATGTCGCAGCTCACGCGTTCACCTGATCGCTCGGTCAGTCGCCTATTGGACGCTAGGCTTTTGACGCTTCGGTTAATACAGCGCCCGCGACCCGGGATGACCCTGCGAAGGAACCGTATGAAGTTCGCGCAGTCGAGCAGGTTGTCCAACCTCTCGCACGAAGCGCCGGGGCCCATCGCCGAGCAGGTATCGCGACTCGAGGCAGCCGGACACCGCGTCATGCGGCTCGATACGGGCGACCCGTTCCCATTCGGGTTCGAGGCGCCTGCTGAGCTGGTTCGCCACATCGCCGAGGCCCTGCCGAACTCGGCCGGCTACAGCCCCACCAAGGGGCTGCTGCCGGCCCGCAACGCCGTCGTGCAGTACTACTCCCTCCGCGATGTCCCTGGCATCGACGTCGAGCATGTGTTCCTGGGCAACGGCGCCTCCGAACTGATCGTGATGGCCATGACGGCCTTGCTCGACGAGCGCGACGAGGTCCTGGTGCCTGCTCCAGACTTCCCGGTATGGACCGCCGCGGTGAACGTCAACGGCGGACGCGCGGTCCACTATCGGTGCGACGAGTCGTCGGACTGGTA
Coding sequences within:
- a CDS encoding TIGR03617 family F420-dependent LLM class oxidoreductase, with the translated sequence MKVLTALFGPTDAVDRARALREAGASGVFTFEGPHDVFAPLTLAAGVGGLDLMTNVAIAFPRNPIQLAHQAYDHQLLAQGRFTLGLGTQVRAQIEKHYGAVFDKPVARMHELVRALRAIFATWETGERLDFRGEYYRHTLMTPMFNPGPNPFGPPPIYVGALGPRLTRATAEVADGLLVMPFGSAKFLRESTMPAVRDGLAAAGRSESSFAIVPEIILSAGEDHDATRRLLAFYGSTPAYRPVLDIHGWGDLQPELNSMSKQGKWQEMADLISDEVLHTIAACGTPKQIAAHIRGRVDGVGDTVCLYQPGPIATETLAEIVDELAR
- a CDS encoding flavin monoamine oxidase family protein, with the protein product MVGYDVVVIGAGFAGLAAARELVKHGHEVLVLEGRDRVGGRSSTVSLAGVPVDLGGTFVGPTQDAVLALADELGCRTSPTYHDGANLIRWRGRVRSYRGTIPKVSLFGLLDIGRIQWQVERLGRGIDIAQPWTSAKAKRLDATSLGGWLRSVGASASSHDLMAIMSRVTWGAEPDAVSMLHAVRYVKAAGGLDRMLDVVGGAQQDHFPGGTQQIADAMAAELGDRVRLSAIATRIEWSDDAVAVTSSAGVVEARRVIVAIPPAHRLNIDVAPAPPIGYQQLAQSWPQGALSKAYVAYRRPFWRDKSLSGQALSDEGPVFITFDVSPGDDGPGILLGFADSRGFDALGAEERRKQALGCFSALFGPDAENPIDYLDHCWGAETFAPGGPTAAVPPGSWTEFGSLLREPVGPLHWAGTETADEWTGFLDGAVRSGRRAAAEVVAALRS
- a CDS encoding alpha/beta fold hydrolase, which gives rise to MSASRTAVKNGIDLPPSRTVEVRAADGTRLHTEVFGPDDGYPIVLAHGITCALRVWHQQIKDLSSDFRVIAYDHRGHGRSDVPRRSGYSLGHLAGDLDSVLTATLRPGERAVIAGHSMGGIAISSWADRYRHRVARRADAVALINTTTGDLLKEINLLRVPAMLAAGRSLAARHMIRTFGGAPLVWGAQPGSRWFVTMMAVGAGADPAIGKLVHDLFAETPAGGRGAWARVLVDEMNSRHIDLTGLTVPTLVIGSTDDRLLPMCQSRKIADAVPNLVDLVETPGGHCAILEHPDVVNGHLRTLISAVTAQRISS
- the bluB gene encoding 5,6-dimethylbenzimidazole synthase — its product is MTEHAFTDAERRAVYRVIHERRDMRRFSPGASVPDAVLARLLAAAHAAPSVGLMQPWRFLRITDTGLRHKIHALVDEERRHTADALGARAEEFLALKVEGILDCAELLVVALGDGRENHVFGRRTMPQMDLASVSCAIQNLWLAARAEGLGMGWVSIFDPQRLGELLGIPAGGEPVAVLCLGPVPDFPDRPALELDEWTFGRPLAEFVSENRWS
- a CDS encoding STAS domain-containing protein; translated protein: MHLIASNSTVDPPTDRLQLFAEWSNTTDVRVTAVGDVDMSTAREFTDYVFRRAGNCRHLTLDMTQVTFFDCAGISALECIEERCDEANVALEVEPAQCVSRVMSLCEQLCA
- a CDS encoding serine/threonine-protein kinase, whose product is MTGHEMLVDRYAIHGVLGRGGMAEVREGWDTRLNRPVAIKLLHPTLSADPGIRHRFEDEARSAARLCHQNIVTVYDFGEHQGAPFIVLERLPGQTLADIIAGGPMPVSHVRSMLDDVLAGLGVAHAAGVLHRDIKPGNILVSAPGDSMKVADFGIAKTAGAAHTMTGQIVGTMSYMSPERVAGAPASVGDDLYAVGLMGYEALVGRRAFPQDNPAALAHAIMDSTPAPVAAVRSDVDPVLAAVIDRAIARNALQRFASAEHMRAALAGDQRALRGDAVSAGSRPGTKVLEGHPIPSAPYRPQPPRQRVRTYGIAAGVLGVLAVSAFALAMEPASSTPAPQPVSTSTPVVPTPSVAPPPSPVVEQPAPVQPPPGGPAGRGHGKGDNKRG